The window TCTATGTCTTCATCAACATTGATCTTTTTATCCCTTTGTTCTACTTTAAGTGCAGATAGATTATAATGATCTATGAAAGCTTTTCCATTTATAGTAACTAAAAAGTGCTTTTCATCCTGTCCGTTGGGAAGCTTTCCTACAGTTACCTCAGAGGCTTGAACATTTATAAGCTTGGATAGCTTATCCACCAGGTAGGTCCTCTGGTCCCTCAAATCATTTGCTTTATTGTTATCAAGCTCAGCTGCAAATATTTGTTTATTTAGCTGCTGAATCTGTTTTCCATAAGAATTGATTTCATCTACTTTTATTTTTATATCATAATTAAGATCCGACTGAAGCTTCTCCAAGTGAACTGCAACATTATTGAAATACTTGGTAAGGGTTATGCCCTCACCTATTAGAAGTTTTCTTGCGGCAGTACTGCTAGGATCCTTTGACAGCTCCTGAACAGCTGTAAAATAATCGTTTATTACTACATTGAAACCGCTGTTCGAGGGTTCATTAAAGGTTTTTTCTATATCCATCAGCTGTATAGCCTTAACTCCCCATTCTCCCAGAGTATCACTCTCACTCCAGAATTTGAAGTCCAGGTAATCATCATGTATCCTGTCTACAGATGCCCCATATGATCCTGTCCCTATCATTCCTGTCCCGTCATGTACCGACATTGCCGGTAATGCTTTTTGCACAGACATCTGCCTTGAATATCCCGGCGTATTTACATTATTTATATTATGATTTATAACATCCAGCCCTCTCTGAGCTGTGTATAATCCGTTAGAGGCTACATTAAGGCCAAAAAACGAAGATCTCATAGCACTTTCCTCCTGTTGTCATAGGTAGGTTATTCCGTTCTTTAATACTTTTAATGAATTTTAACATTTATTATGAAGATCATTACCTTCCCACAAGTCCTAACCTATTGACTATTGAATCAAACATTTCATCAAAAACGTTGAGCACTCTGGCTGCTGCGTTATATGCAAACTGATATTTCATCATGTTAGTCATTTCTTCATCCATCGAAACACTGGTAATAGATTGTCGTGCACTGTCTGCAGAATTCACTAAAGTAGTCTGTCCTATGGATGCAGTACGGGCCTCTGACCCTCCGTTACCGATATCTCCTATAATAGAGCGGTAGAAGTCATCCATATTCTGAATATTGGAGGTATTGCCAAGGATAGCCTTATGTCTTAAGCTATAAATGCTTGCCGCTACTGTATTGTCGCCCACAGAGCCATTTATTGATGTAACAATATTTTTTAAATCCGATAGCTTTGGATTTATCATTATATTCCCCATTTGCATCGGGTAATACGGATTGATTGGAACAAAGAAATCTACTCCATTTACCCCGTCCAATGTAAATCCGCTTCTATGAAGGCTGTTTACTTCCCTTGTCAATGTATTAACCAGGAGATTCATCTTGTTTTTCAGGTTGGATACTATATCATTTGAATCGATTATATTTCCGTATATACTATTTCTTATTCCTTCTGAAACACTGTCTATAACAGTGGTATCGGAAGATGCATTATCTATAAATCTTCCCCCGCTTGCATCAGTGAATCCCTTTAAGGCCATCTTATTAGATATATCGGAAATAACTACGGTATTTATCCTGTCATTCTTAAGCTGGGTTCCCAATGTATTCAGCCCGGTTGTATCTACCGAATTGTTTGAATAAACTATAAATTGTCTTGACACATTTCTCCAATCGGTAAGAGTATCTACCGCGTCTGCCGCAATTTGGGCATCTTGCAGTGCCGGAGCAGCCACACCGGTTGCAGTTGTATTGTTAAAGCTTATACCTGTACCAAGCAGGGTATATCCTATATGATCCTTAAACGCTTGCAGATCTGGTACATAGACCCCGTTTGCGTTAAGTGATACATTCTCAAATGTAGTGGGTGTTGTCATACCTGTACTGTCAAATGTAACATAACCTAGTCTGACCCCAATACCCCTATTGGTGTAATCCCTTACGATAGAATCGATTTTGTCATACAGCTCGTCTCTTCTTGCCGGGCTGTCATCTGTATTAAATGCAAATACCAGGTCAATTTTGTCATTGGGAGCTCCGTTTTCAAAGCTGCCTATTGTTCCTGCTACTTCCCCTCTTGATTCCATAAGACCTTTTATTACACCATTTTTTATGGGAACAATGGTACCTGTCTTTTCCAATGCCACTGCAGAAAACATACTTCCAGGCTCATTTTCTACGATTTTCAATCTTTCACTTACTCCGCGGTTTACAAGAAAATATCCCCCGATTGTTATATCTATCTGACCATCCTGTGTTTCATTAATGACACAGTCCGCAAGTTTGGATACCCTATCTAACAGCAGGTTTCTCTGATCTCTCAAATCATTTGCACTGTCTCCTGCAGTCTCAATAGACAATATCTTTACGTTAAGATCAGCAATATTTTTTGTTATACCGTTAATCTCTGCAACTTTTATCCTAATTTCAGAATCCAAATCAGACTGCAGCTTGTCAAACTGATTTCCCAAGTGATTCATGTAATGGACCAAAGATTCTCCTCTTTGACGTACCAGTGCTCTTGTGGTAAGGCTCTCAGGATTTTTTGAAAGCTCATGCCAGGAGTCCCAGTACTGGTTCATTACAGTCTGAAGCCCATCATTCATTGGTTCACCCATTATGGCCTGTATATCGGTAAATGTTTTCTCCCTTGTTTCCCAGTACCCAAGGCTCTCACTTTCAATTCTGTAGACATTGTCCAAAAATGAATGCCTGATTTGCCTGATTTTTTGGACATCCGCACCCAAACCAAGCTCATAACCGCTTTCCTTCTGATAATGAGAATCCTTTAATACCAACTGCTGTCTTACATACCCGGGTGTATTTACATTGGATATATTATGTCCCGTAACGGACAATCCTCTATCATTTACATAGAGTCCTGATCTGGCTATCTCAATACTGGCAAAACTTACGCCCATTTTTTACACCCCTTGTTATATGAAAAGTGTTTATGATATTGGATTATTCACCTTTCGTTTATTCCTAAATTTTAAAGTCAAATCTGCTTTCCGATTTAACACTTGACTTTTCCCCATCAATACCGTAATTGTTGTCCTGGCTTCCTGCATCTGCAAAAAGATTCAATGAAAAATTAATATAGTCCAGTGAATTTCTAATAAGTTTGGAGTTTAGATCATTAAGCTCCTTAAGCCCACAAATAAGCTTGTTTAGTCCTTCCTGACGTTCTAAAAGCTTGTCCTTTAAAGGCCCATCCGTCATTTCAATAAGTTTAGTCAGATTTATTTCATCAGTCTTCATCTTTAAAGCTTTTGACATCTTATAAATAATAATCTCCCTTTGGTTCTCTATCTGGGTAATTTTAATAATAAGTTTTTGCTCTGCCTGAACTATTTTTTCCAGCTCACTTACCTTTCCATCAACTATGACTGCTGTTTTTTCTGTGGAAGTGCTAAAAATTTCTTTGTATATGTCAAGTTCCTGATCTAGAGTAACAATTAATTCATTAAATATTGAATCCAAAAAAATCAACCCCCAAATATAAGAAATTCTCTCCTTATAGCATATTTGCGGGATATGAATATCCCGCAAAACTTATACAAACATTTATTTTTGCCCTCTACTACTGCTGGCTATTTTTATTATTTATTGAATCAATTAACTTATCTGCCAAATCACCACTGCTTATATTGTATTCTCCTTTGTCGTACTTCTCCTGTATGCTTTTAACCTTGTCCTGCCTGATATCCGGAATGTCCTTTAATGCTTTCAACGCTGTCTGGAAGTCCTTAGCCTGGTTGGATATTGATAAGATATCCTTTTTTGCTGATGTTGCTTCTGTTTTGTCAACCTTACCTACATTTTTGGTCTTGTTGTAGATCCCGGAGACTTTTGAAACATCTCCATTAATTCTCATAAATACCACCTACCTTCAAAAATTTTAAATATGGTTTTACTTATATTTATATAAAATATATAAATTCAAAAGTTTAATTTACTTTTAAATAGTTATCTTTTGTTTAAATTTGGGAATTTTATAGAATATTGGCAATCCCCTATATATAATATTAACACATATTCATATCAATATCATCTTTAAAATTTTATAAAAATCTTTCTCTTATTATTTATATCGGCATTCCTGAAATTTAGTTTATAGTTTTGTATTATTTCTTTAATCCGCCTCCTTGAAACAATTGTAAATCTGCCCTATGACGTTTCAAAGCCATGTGTTTGAAACGCCATTTATCCCTCAATAAGTTTATCGGAGTCAGGTTAATTCTTCTTTACACTTTTTTGCAATAAAAATCAAATTTGTTATTTATTTTTTTCATTTTTATTTAAAAATCTCATCTCAAATCCCTTTTTCCCACTTGTGTCAGAAGAAACTGATTCACTAATCTCATCAGCCGTTTTTTTCAAATCCTTTGTAAGCCCTCCAGCACAGATATCGCAGAATCTTCCACTCCTAATGGATTTGCCGCAGGACTCACAGGATAATATCATATTGGCTTCCCCGCCCGAAATCTCTAGTCGTCCTTCCCTTAAATACCTGGTGATTTTCTGCACACTTATTTCCAGATCTTCTGAAACCTTGGCCATTGAAGTTCCCGGGTATTTATAAAGATATTCCTTTACCCTCTTAAAATCGTCCTCGTCAGCCTTAATACAATCGGGGCAAATCGGTTTTCCAGCGTAATTATAGATTTGCCCGCATCTTTTACAATTTCTAATGTCCGGCATATTAATCCTCCATTCGTTTATATAAACTTTTTGCCTGAAGCAATGGCAACAGCAGTAACTTCTATTGCACCTGATTCTTTAAGAACTCTGCTGCATTCCGATAAAGTACTTCCGGTAGTCAATATATCGTCAACCAAAAACACTTTCCTTCCTTTAACCTTTTCCGGATAAACAACCCTAAAGGCCCCCTCTACGTTTCTAGCCCTTAAACTCTTATTCATCAGACTTTGGACTCCAGTACTTTTTATCTTTTTTAAAACATAAGACTTTTCACTAATCCTTAATACCTTGCTGATATATCTGGAAATCAAATATGATTGGTTATATCCTCTTTCAATTTGCCTGTCTTTATTTAGTGGAATACTCATTATTATGTCTTCATTTTTGACCTTGATAACTTTTATTATCTTTAGTGCCAAAAGCCTTCCAAAAGTCCTGTAATATACAGATTTGTTCCTGAATTTATAACGCCTTAGTGCATCCTTCATTATACCATTGTATTCACAAAGACATATGCAGTTATCAAATGAATACATGGGTCCTAATTCAAAGACCCTGTCCTCAAGAAAGAGTATATTTCCGTAGCAATCATCACATATGGAAATTTCTTTGCTAAACTCTAGCAGTTCCCCGCAAAATATGCATTTCATCGGAAATATCAAATTAATAAGTTGTTTCACCATATAATGCCTTTCAATAATTGATAGGTTTATAATATATATCGGTATTTACTTATTTTTTAGATAACCATAGTTTTAAAATTTTTTTGTTTTTTAGAATTGAAAAGAATATTGGAAGTTAAATTTAATAGAAGGAATGTATATTTTTAGTCATGAAAAAAAGCAATGACCAGGCTTAGAAGCATATTCCTGCAAACCCACTAATTAGCCTTTCCGAAAGGCTTGAATATCTCTGCATCTCTTTTAGATTATTTATCATAAGCCTGAGGACATTTTCATAACCCACAAGTATAACCATATCCTTAGCCCTAGTAATAGCTGTATAAAGAAGATTCCTAGTAAGAAGTATCTCAGGTCCGCTGTATAAAGGAATAATTACCGCCGGAAATTCACTTCCCTGGCTTTTATGAATAGTAATAGCGTAAGCAAGCTCTAACTCATCTAAAATACTGAAGTCATACTCAACAATTTTGTCATCATCAAACAAGACCTTCACAAAATGCTCATCATTATCAATTTCGATAATAATGCCTGTATCTCCATTAAATACTCCTTGACCCTCACTGGTAAAAAGCCCAGACTTTTCCCATCTGATAGTATAATTATTTCTTATTTGCATAACCCTGTCACCTTCACGGAATACAAAATCCCTGTATGCTTTCTCCCTCTTTGTCCGCTCCTCAGGATTCAGGTATTTTTGCAGCACTTTGTTCATGTTCAACACACCAGTAGGCCCTTTCTTTGTAGGTGTAAGGACCTGTATTTGCTTCATGGGATCGTAGTCGTATTTTGCAGGAAGCCTTTTATAGCATAGTTCTGCAATGGTGGAAACAATTTGATCTCCACTATTTCGCGGCATAAAAAAGAAATCCTTGCCCTTTACATTTAAGTGCGGCAAATCCCCCTTATTTATCCTGTGTGCATTAACCACTATCATACTTTCTTCAGCTTGTCTGAAAATTTCAGTCAATCTTACTATTCCAATCATATTGCTGGATATAATGTCCTTTAGCACACAACCCGGTCCCACCGAAGGCAGCTGGTCAACATCTCCAACCAGTATGAGCCTCGTTCCAGGTTCAATAGCTTTTAAAAGACTGTTCATAAGTATTATATCAACCATTGACATCTCATCCACTATTATGGCATCTGCCTCAATTGGGTTTGAGTCAGACTTGGTAAAAACCATTTCATCATTATCGGAGCTGTATCCGATTTCCAGCAGCCTATGAATAGTCTTAGCTTCAAAACCTGTAGTTTCAGTCATCCTCTTTGCAGCTCTGCCCGTGGGAGCAGTAAGTGCGACATTAAAGCCGTCCCTTTGCATGAGCTTTATTATGCTTTTTATTATGGTGGTTTTCCCAGTTCCCGGTCCTCCAGTAATTACAATTACTCCATGGGCCAAGGCCTCTTTTACTGCCACAAGCTGGTTTTCGGCAAATACAATTCCTTCTTCCTCCTGAATGTCATTTATCCTTTTTTCCAACTCTATAGCATCATTTTTAAATTCAACGGTGGAAAGCCCTATCAATCTTTTGCACACAGACAGTTCAGCATTATAGAATGTACTTAGATATACCCTATTACCCTCCGCACTTTTATCCATATAAATGGCTTTATCCAAAAGAAGCTTTATGCAGGCATCCCTTATCTGATCAATTTCAACTTCCAAAAGCTGTGATGTAAGCTCAAGAAGTTTTTCTTCCGGAAGATAAGTATGTCCATTCACGGCAGATTGAGTCAAGACATGTTTAATTCCGCTGCATACCCTGTATATGGACATTGGATCAATACCAAGACTCATTGCCAGCCTATCTGCAATTTTAAATGTTATTCCGAAAATTTGCTCCGAGAGCTTATATGGGTTTTCTTTTATTTCGTCAATAGCCCTATCCCCAAAAATCTTATATATTTTCATAGAATGGACAGGGCTTATACCATACTCCTGAAAAAAGAGCATGACATTTCTAAGCCCCTGCTGCTCATTGAAGTCTTGTCCTATCTTAATAGCCTTTTCTAGGCTGATGCCTCTAATCAGCGATAATTGCTGAGGCTTGAAACCTATTATATTTAATGTATCATCTCCGAATTTCTTAACTATTTTAGCCGCCGTAGCAGGCCCTATTCCCTTTAGCACCCCCGATGCAAGATATTTTTCAATAGCATCAGCTGTCTTTGGCAGAAGCTTTTCATAACACTCCACCTTTAGCTGTTCACCGTAATCGGGATGTTCAACCCACTTACCTATAATTTTTATGGACTCTCCGATACTGATAAAAGGCATAAATCCTACGGCAGTTATTATTTCTTTATCATCCTTTACATCGCAAACAGTATAGCCATTTGCTTCATTTGTATATATAATATCTTCAACGATTCCTTCTATAGTAACTAATGCATTCACCTTTACATGCTCCTCATGCATTCTTATTTGTTTGTATTATTTATTGTTCTAAACACACTTACTATAATACCAGATAGAATGCCACCAATCAAATTATATAAAGTAAACGGACATAAGTAAAAGGCTAGATCTTACAAGGTATATCCTTATAAAATCGAGCCTTTTTGTCTAATTTACCTTAATTTGCTTTAATTTCTTCAAATATCAATTCCTTCTCATCCCTATTAAAAACTTCAATCATATCATGATTATTTTTTAACTTTTTTAATATTTTTAAGGTTTCATCCTCGGAGCCCATGTCCACTATATAGAGTTTGCCGTTGGAAACAATATCCCTTGCCGTTTCTCCCGATAGTATTGTCTTTACAATACCTTCCACATTATCCTGCTGGTTTTTTATCAATATTACCAGTTTCACGTCGATATTTGAGGATTTTTTCCTTTTTGGAAACGACTCAATGATACTAATAATAAGTGATAACATACCATAAACCGCAAAAAGATACACAAGTAATTCAGGTATCAGCTCAAACAATTTAAACACCTCCTTAAATCAAGTTATTAAGGAAATGCATAATTGGTTACAGTAAATGTGTTGTATATAAACAGCAATTATACACTGATTATATTAACTCTGCTTCCTTTTTGAGCACTTCAGCCTTATCAGTCATTTCCCATGACAATTCAGCATCAGTGCGTCCAAAGTGTCCGTATGCAGCTGTTTTTCTATAAATAGGTCTTCTGAGATTTAATGTCTTAATTATACCTGCCGGCCTTAAATCAAAGTTCTTTTGAACCAATTTAACCAGCTTGTCCTCTGAGATTTTGCCTGTTCCAAAAGTTTCAACCAAGATTGATACCGGTTTAGCAACACCTATGGCATATGCCAGCTGAACTTCACATTTTCTTGCCAACCCTGCAGCAACTATATTCTTTGCTACATACCTTGCTGCGTATGCTGCTGAACGGTCAACCTTTGTGGGGTCCTTTCCTGAGAAAGCTCCGCCTCCATGTCTTGCATATCCGCCATACGTATCTACTATTATTTTTCTTCCTGTCAGTCCGGAGTCTCCCTGAGGACCTCCTACAACAAACCTTCCTGTTGGATTGATAAGGAACTTTGTATTTGAGTCTATAAGTTCTGCTGGGATTACCGGTCTAATAACATGCTCAACTATATCTTTTTCAATTGTGTCATGCTCAACGTCAGCACTATGCTGTGTAGATATTACAACAGTGTCTATCCTCACAGGCCTGTCGTTTTCATACTCAACCGTAACCTGTGATTTACCGTCAGGTCTCAAATAATTAACTACTCCAGCCTTTCTTATATCGCTCAGCTTCTTAACAAGCTTATGTGCCAATGAAATAGGCATAGGCATAAGTTCAGGGGTTTCATCACAAGCAAATCCAAACATCATACCTTGATCACCTGCACCAATCGCTTCAATTTGGGCATCTGTCATCTCGCCTTTTTTTGCCTCAAGAGCCTTGTCCACTCCCATTGCAATATCAGGTGATTGCTCGTCTATTGATGTAATAACAGAACACGTTTCACTGTCAAAACCGTATTTTGCCCTGTCATAACCTATTTCCTTTATGGTATTTCTTACTATCTTTGGGATGTCAACATAACAACTTGTGGTAATCTCCCCCATAACCAGGACAAGACCTGTTGTTACTGCCGTTTCACAAGCTACTCTCGCATTAGGGTCTTTTTCATATATAGCATCTAAAACTGCGTCAGATACCTGATCACAGATTTTATCCGGATGCCCTTCTGTAACTGATTCTGAAGTAAATAAAATTCTTCCCATATTTCTAATCCTCCTTATTGTTAAAAATTGTTTTATATATTTAATACAATTTATTTTGATACTAAAAAACCTCTTCATAAAGAAGAGGCAAGAATTTCTGCTTTCCTCATCTTTCAGAATGTACACGACACTCTGCAGGAATTGGCACCGATACATTATGCCGGTTGCCGGGTTTCATAGGGCTCAGTCCCTCCACCTCTCTTGATAAGGTTACTATTAAATTTTAACTTAGGCATAATATAACATATTACGCAATACTAGTCAAGGAAATTATACTGCTTTTATAAACATTTATGCACTTGCAAATATTTCTTCAAATTCGGGACCCTCAAGTTTCTCTTTCTCCATTAGAGTCTTAGCAACAACATGAAGTCTGTTGATATTCTCTTTCAGTATGCTTAATGTCCTCTCATATGCATTATCGATAATGCTCTTTACTTCCCTGTCAATTATGGAAGCTGTTTCTTCACTGTAATTCTTTGATTGTGCAAAATCTCTTCCGATAAACACTTCATCATTTTCATTTCTGAAAATAAGGTTGCTCAAACTCTCGCTCATACCATATTTAATGATTATGTCTCTTGCAACTCCATTAGCATGTTTTAAATCACTTGAAGCACCTGTACTTATCTCTCCTAAAATTATTTCTTCAGCAGCTCTTCCTCCAAGGGAAACGACAATGGATTCAAGAAGCTGGCTCTTTGTACGATAGCTTAAATCTTCTTCAGGCCTTCCGAATACATATCCACCGGCCATTCCGGACGGAATTATGGATATTCTGTCTACTCTATCTGTAGAAGAAACCAACTTTATCGCAATTGCATGACCTGCTTCATGATAAGCAGTAAGCTTCTTTTCTTTTTCGCTCATTACGCGGCTCTTCTTTTCAGGACCCATAACAACTTTGAACGTAGCCTCTTTTATTTCTTCATATGTTATAACCTTCTTGTCTTTTCTTGCAGCTAAGAGTGCTGCTTCGTTAAGAAGGTTTTCAAGATCAGCTCCGGTAAATCCCGATGTGTTTTTAGCAATATCATCCAGCTTTACATCCTCGCCTAATGGCTTTCCTCTAGCATGCACCTTAAGTATCTGTTCTCTTCCCTTTATGTCTGGATATCCAACAACAACCCTTCTGTCAAACCTTCCAGGTCTTAGCAATGCTGGGTCCAAAATATCAGGTCTATTGGTAGCTGCAAGTATGATTACACCTTCATTCAGTCCAAAACCATCCATTTCAACAAGGAGCTGATTGAGGGTTTGTTCACGTTCGTCATGTCCTCCGCCAAGGCCTGCACCTCTGTGACGTCCAACAGCATCTATTTCATCTATAAACACAATACATGGAGAGCTCTTTTTTGCCTGTTCAAATAAATCCCTTACCCTTGATGCACCTACACCCACAAACATTTCCACGAAGTCAGAACCGCTTATGCTAAAAAACGGAACGCCTGCTTCGCCTGAAACCGCTTTGGCCAGTAAGGTTTTACCTGTTCCTGGAGGTCCCACAAGCAGTACCCCCTTAGGTATCCTTGCACCAAGCTCAACAAACTTTCTAGGCTGTTTTAGGAACTCTACAATTTCTTTTAATTCTTCCTTTTCTTCATCTGCTCCGGCAACGTCTTCAAATGTCACCTTTTTCTTTTCATCAACACTCATTTTGGCTCGGCTTTTACCAAAGGACATAACCCTGTTTCCGCCTCCGCCCTGAGACTGCTGCAAAAAGAATACCCAGAACAGTATGAATATAACTATAAGACCTACAGTCGGCAGAATTGTAACCCACCACGGAGCTGTTGAAAGCGGTTTTCCTTCCAATGCTATCTGATTGTTCTTGATGTAGGGATTGACTTCCTCCAAGAACTTATCAATGGATGGAATAATGACTGTGTACTTCGCTCCACCAGCGGCCTTATTTGTAATTACAGTCGCTTTATTCCCTTCTAACGAGATGGACTGAACTTTGTCAAGCTGTGACAACAAATGTGTATAGGTTTTTGATTCTGGATCCTGGCTTAAACTAAATATTGATAAGATAGCCAATATTATAACCAAAAGCACTATATAAAAACTTATTCCCTTGAAATACTTCAAACAGCTCACTCCTTATTATTTTATAAAAAACATTAAATTATATATATACAAAATGTAAAAAGTGTGGTTATTTTAATATGATTATACAGTACTATATATTAACATATACTTTATCAAAACTCAATAATCTATATTAAAAGTATTATCTCGGTTTATTTATACACTTCTTCATCAAGTATACATAGATCCGGAAGATTCCTATACTTGCCTGCATAATCCAGCCCATATCCTATTACAAACTCATCAGGTATAGTAAATCCTTTATAATCAAGATCGATTTCAACCTTTCTTCTTGAAGGCTTATCAAGTGCCGCAATGATTTTTATGTCAGCAGGTCCTCTTGTTTGCAGCATTTCTTTTAGGTACTTCAGCGTAAGTCCAGTGTCTGCAATATCTTCAACAATCATTACATGCTTATTGGTTATTGAAATATCTATATCCTTTATAATCCTAACAACTCCTGAGGATTTTGAGGAGCTACCATAGCTTGATACCGATATAAAATCAATTTCAACAGGGATTTTTAACTCTCTTATAAGATCAGCCAAAAATACGAATCCTCCCTTGAGTACACCAACCAGTATAAGATCCTTACCCTCATAGTCATTGGATATTTTATTTCCCAATTCCTTAACTTTTTTGCCTAACTCTTCTTTGCTAATCAATATCTGTTTAATACCGTTCAAGTCTGTTTCCCCCTGTTTAATACTAGTACTTGCAGTCCGTGTCATACTTCAATTCCAGCTTTAATATATATTTAGTATTTTCATTTACTTTAAATTTATCACTTGTTTTATTGCCTACAATCCAAACAATTTCATTTCCTTTTGCTACTAGAAGCATTTTTTGTCTTTCTTCTCGGGGAATTTTTTCATCAATGAAATAGTTTTTAAGCTTTTTGGTACCATTACCATTTACAGGCTTGAATACATCCCCTTCTTTTCGCTTTCTCAAACTTATACCCATTTTAAGGATTTCATAATCAAAATATTGAATCATAGACTCTCTTCTATATTTTGTAAAATTTAAATTGTCTACAGTATTTGA is drawn from Pseudobacteroides sp. and contains these coding sequences:
- the flgK gene encoding flagellar hook-associated protein FlgK encodes the protein MGVSFASIEIARSGLYVNDRGLSVTGHNISNVNTPGYVRQQLVLKDSHYQKESGYELGLGADVQKIRQIRHSFLDNVYRIESESLGYWETREKTFTDIQAIMGEPMNDGLQTVMNQYWDSWHELSKNPESLTTRALVRQRGESLVHYMNHLGNQFDKLQSDLDSEIRIKVAEINGITKNIADLNVKILSIETAGDSANDLRDQRNLLLDRVSKLADCVINETQDGQIDITIGGYFLVNRGVSERLKIVENEPGSMFSAVALEKTGTIVPIKNGVIKGLMESRGEVAGTIGSFENGAPNDKIDLVFAFNTDDSPARRDELYDKIDSIVRDYTNRGIGVRLGYVTFDSTGMTTPTTFENVSLNANGVYVPDLQAFKDHIGYTLLGTGISFNNTTATGVAAPALQDAQIAADAVDTLTDWRNVSRQFIVYSNNSVDTTGLNTLGTQLKNDRINTVVISDISNKMALKGFTDASGGRFIDNASSDTTVIDSVSEGIRNSIYGNIIDSNDIVSNLKNKMNLLVNTLTREVNSLHRSGFTLDGVNGVDFFVPINPYYPMQMGNIMINPKLSDLKNIVTSINGSVGDNTVAASIYSLRHKAILGNTSNIQNMDDFYRSIIGDIGNGGSEARTASIGQTTLVNSADSARQSITSVSMDEEMTNMMKYQFAYNAAARVLNVFDEMFDSIVNRLGLVGR
- a CDS encoding ComF family protein, translating into MVKQLINLIFPMKCIFCGELLEFSKEISICDDCYGNILFLEDRVFELGPMYSFDNCICLCEYNGIMKDALRRYKFRNKSVYYRTFGRLLALKIIKVIKVKNEDIIMSIPLNKDRQIERGYNQSYLISRYISKVLRISEKSYVLKKIKSTGVQSLMNKSLRARNVEGAFRVVYPEKVKGRKVFLVDDILTTGSTLSECSRVLKESGAIEVTAVAIASGKKFI
- the metK gene encoding methionine adenosyltransferase, translating into MGRILFTSESVTEGHPDKICDQVSDAVLDAIYEKDPNARVACETAVTTGLVLVMGEITTSCYVDIPKIVRNTIKEIGYDRAKYGFDSETCSVITSIDEQSPDIAMGVDKALEAKKGEMTDAQIEAIGAGDQGMMFGFACDETPELMPMPISLAHKLVKKLSDIRKAGVVNYLRPDGKSQVTVEYENDRPVRIDTVVISTQHSADVEHDTIEKDIVEHVIRPVIPAELIDSNTKFLINPTGRFVVGGPQGDSGLTGRKIIVDTYGGYARHGGGAFSGKDPTKVDRSAAYAARYVAKNIVAAGLARKCEVQLAYAIGVAKPVSILVETFGTGKISEDKLVKLVQKNFDLRPAGIIKTLNLRRPIYRKTAAYGHFGRTDAELSWEMTDKAEVLKKEAELI
- a CDS encoding flagellar protein FlgN: MDSIFNELIVTLDQELDIYKEIFSTSTEKTAVIVDGKVSELEKIVQAEQKLIIKITQIENQREIIIYKMSKALKMKTDEINLTKLIEMTDGPLKDKLLERQEGLNKLICGLKELNDLNSKLIRNSLDYINFSLNLFADAGSQDNNYGIDGEKSSVKSESRFDFKI
- a CDS encoding MerR family transcriptional regulator, producing MPDIRNCKRCGQIYNYAGKPICPDCIKADEDDFKRVKEYLYKYPGTSMAKVSEDLEISVQKITRYLREGRLEISGGEANMILSCESCGKSIRSGRFCDICAGGLTKDLKKTADEISESVSSDTSGKKGFEMRFLNKNEKNK
- a CDS encoding ATP-dependent RecD-like DNA helicase produces the protein MNALVTIEGIVEDIIYTNEANGYTVCDVKDDKEIITAVGFMPFISIGESIKIIGKWVEHPDYGEQLKVECYEKLLPKTADAIEKYLASGVLKGIGPATAAKIVKKFGDDTLNIIGFKPQQLSLIRGISLEKAIKIGQDFNEQQGLRNVMLFFQEYGISPVHSMKIYKIFGDRAIDEIKENPYKLSEQIFGITFKIADRLAMSLGIDPMSIYRVCSGIKHVLTQSAVNGHTYLPEEKLLELTSQLLEVEIDQIRDACIKLLLDKAIYMDKSAEGNRVYLSTFYNAELSVCKRLIGLSTVEFKNDAIELEKRINDIQEEEGIVFAENQLVAVKEALAHGVIVITGGPGTGKTTIIKSIIKLMQRDGFNVALTAPTGRAAKRMTETTGFEAKTIHRLLEIGYSSDNDEMVFTKSDSNPIEADAIIVDEMSMVDIILMNSLLKAIEPGTRLILVGDVDQLPSVGPGCVLKDIISSNMIGIVRLTEIFRQAEESMIVVNAHRINKGDLPHLNVKGKDFFFMPRNSGDQIVSTIAELCYKRLPAKYDYDPMKQIQVLTPTKKGPTGVLNMNKVLQKYLNPEERTKREKAYRDFVFREGDRVMQIRNNYTIRWEKSGLFTSEGQGVFNGDTGIIIEIDNDEHFVKVLFDDDKIVEYDFSILDELELAYAITIHKSQGSEFPAVIIPLYSGPEILLTRNLLYTAITRAKDMVILVGYENVLRLMINNLKEMQRYSSLSERLISGFAGICF
- the flgM gene encoding flagellar biosynthesis anti-sigma factor FlgM, with translation MRINGDVSKVSGIYNKTKNVGKVDKTEATSAKKDILSISNQAKDFQTALKALKDIPDIRQDKVKSIQEKYDKGEYNISSGDLADKLIDSINNKNSQQ